In one window of Stigmatopora argus isolate UIUO_Sarg chromosome 19, RoL_Sarg_1.0, whole genome shotgun sequence DNA:
- the pgm3 gene encoding phosphoacetylglucosamine mutase translates to MNDVTPNLMTYAEVEATSTKQEPGSGSLLHKILNTLIKTTMASFEEMFKRSCVPLKPPGLVLQYGTAGFRTNAGLLEHVMFRMGLLATLRSKQTKAAIGVMVTASHNPEEDNGVKLIDPMGEMLKASWEDHATQLGNAETEQLLSVLEDIVKIEDIDRNQGALVFVGRDTRSSSASLAQMVIDGVSSLGGRYKDYGLVTTPQLHYMVCCHNTLGCYGEATLEGYYGKLCRAFIELTKNTPNRTDDQKHLTVDGANGIGATKLREMERHLKKELQISLFNEGNGKLNYQCGADFVKVQQKPPTGVTVNSGERCCSFDGDADRIVYYYTDSGGRFHLLDGDKIATLISTFLKELLTQARLNLKMAVVQTAYANGSSTRYLEDTMKLIVRCVKTGVKHLHHAAKEFDMSVYFEANGHGTVLFSRAAEEKIRQMAEDVNIDDTRKRAAILLRQTINVINQTVGDAICDMLLIEAILALRGMTVQQWDAIYADLPNRQLKVKVSDRQAIQTTDAERRALSPAGLQDAINISVGKYRNARSFVRPSGTEDVVRVYAEADTQDSADSLAHEVSLAVYRLAGGVGEEPKLLH, encoded by the exons ATGTCACGCCCAACCTCATGACATACGCGGAAGTGGAGGCCACGTCAACAAAGCAAGAACCAGGAAGTGGATCCTTGCTGCACAAGATacttaatacattaataaaaacaA CTATGGCCAGTTTTGAGGAAATGTTCAAAAGGTCTTGCGTCCCTCTGAAGCCCCCCGGCTTAGTCCTGCAATACGGCACGGCCGGTTTCAGAACAAACGCCGGCCTACTGGAACACGTCATGTTCCGCATGGGCCTTCTGGCCACGCTGCGATCCAAACAAACCAAAGCGGCCATCGGCGTCATGGTTACCGCCTCCCACAACCCTGAG GAGGACAATGGAGTCAAGCTGATTGACCCGATGGGTGAGATGTTGAAGGCCTCTTGGGAAGACCACGCCACGCAGCTGGGCAACGCGGAGACGGAGCAGTTGCTTTCCGTGCTGGAGGACATTGTGAAGATAGAAGACATTGACAGGAACCAGGGCGCCTTAGTGTTTGTGGGCAGAGACACTCG GAGCAGCAGTGCCAGCCTGGCACAAATGGTTATCGACGGCGTGTCTTCATTGGGAGGACGCTACAAAG ACTACGGCTTGGTGACCACCCCGCAGCTCCACTACATGGTTTGCTGTCACAACACACTGGGGTGCTACGGCGAGGCAACGTTGGAAGGATACTACGGCAAACTCTGTCGGGCGTTCATCGAGCTCACCAAAAAT ACGCCCAATCGTACGGACGACCAGAAGCATCTGACGGTGGACGGCGCCAACGGGATCGGCGCCACAAAGCTGCGCGAGATGGAGCGTCACCTGAAAAAGGAGCTGCAGATTTCGCTCTTCAACGAAGGAAACGGGAAGCTCAACTATCAGTGCGGAGCCGATTTTGTCAAAGTGCAGCAAAAGCCACCGACAG gAGTGACGGTCAACAGCGGCGAGCGCTGCTGCTCGTTTGACGGCGACGCCGACCGCATCGTTTACTACTACACCGACTCTGGCGGTCGTTTCCACCTGCTGGATGGAGACAAGATCGCTACGCTCATTAGCACGTTCCTCAAAGAGTTGCTCACGCAG GCCCGGCTCAATTTGAAAATGGCGGTGGTGCAAACGGCGTACGCCAACGGCAGCTCCACGCGCTACTTGGAGGACACCATGAAG CTGATTGTCAGATGCGTAAAGACGGGGGTGAAGCATCTCCATCATGCGGCGAAGGAGTTTGACATGAGTGTTTACTTTGAAGCAAATGGCCACGGAACA GTGTTGTTCAGCCGTGCCGCTGAGGAGAAAATCCGACAAATGGCCGAGGACGTCAACATAGACGACACCAGGAAGCGAGCGGCCATTCTCCTTCGCCAAACTATAAACGTCATCAACCAG ACAGTAGGTGACGCCATTTGTGACATGCTTCTGATCGAGGCTATATTAGCCTTGAGGGGAATGACCGTGCAGCAGTGGGACGCCATCTACGCCGACTTGCCCAACAGGCAGCTTAAAGTCAAG GTGTCCGACCGCCAAGCCATCCAGACGACGGACGCCGAGAGGCGGGCGCTGAGCCCGGCGGGGCTGCAGGACGCCATCAACATCTCGGTGGGGAAGTACAGAAACGCTCGCTCCTTCGTGAGGCCGTCCGGGACCGAGGACGTGGTCCGGGTTTACGCTGAGGCGGACACTCAG GACAGTGCCGACTCCCTCGCGCATGAAGTGAGCCTCGCGGTGTATCGCCTCGCCGGTGGGGTGGGAGAAGAACCAAAACTTTTGCACTAG